From Streptomyces sp. NBC_00775, one genomic window encodes:
- the nhaA gene encoding Na+/H+ antiporter NhaA — translation MPTRPEVPAVAAPRTRTPTRRFLGRLSLPERNFVADALRTETVGGVLLLVAAVAALIWANTPLRDSYETVSNFHIGPAALGLDLSIEHWAADGLLAVFFFVAGIELKRELVAGDLKDPKAAVLPVVAAVCGMAVPALVYVLVNVAGGGSLDGWAVPTATDIAFALAVLAVIGTSLPSALRAFLLTLAVVDDLFAILIIAVFFTETINFAALGGAVVGLAVFWLLLRKGVRGWYVYVPLALVIWGLMYNSGIHATIAGVAMGLMLRCHRHEGEEHSPGEHIEHLVRPLSAGLAVPLFALFSAGVAISGGALGDVFTRPETLGVVLGLVVGKAVGIFGGTWLAARFTRASLSEDLAWPDVFAVATLAGIGFTVSLLIDELAFSGDPVLTDEGKAAVLIGSFIAAVLATALLKIRNAKYRALCEAEERDEDLDGIPDIYEQENPAYHLRMAEIYERKAAEHRRLAEVAGGASEGNDGPA, via the coding sequence ATGCCCACCCGACCGGAGGTCCCCGCCGTGGCCGCGCCCCGCACCCGTACTCCCACCCGTAGGTTCCTCGGGCGGCTGTCGCTGCCCGAGCGGAACTTCGTCGCGGACGCGCTGCGTACCGAGACCGTGGGTGGCGTGCTGCTGCTGGTCGCCGCGGTTGCCGCGCTGATCTGGGCGAACACCCCGCTGCGGGACAGTTACGAGACCGTCAGCAACTTCCACATCGGGCCCGCCGCCCTCGGGCTCGATCTCTCCATCGAGCACTGGGCGGCCGACGGGCTGCTCGCCGTGTTCTTCTTCGTCGCGGGGATCGAGCTCAAGCGCGAGCTGGTCGCGGGGGATCTGAAGGATCCGAAGGCCGCGGTGCTGCCGGTGGTCGCGGCGGTGTGCGGGATGGCTGTTCCCGCGCTCGTGTACGTGCTCGTCAATGTCGCCGGCGGAGGATCGCTCGACGGGTGGGCCGTGCCCACCGCCACCGACATCGCCTTCGCGCTCGCCGTGCTCGCCGTCATCGGGACGTCGCTGCCGTCCGCCCTGCGCGCCTTCCTGCTGACGCTCGCCGTCGTCGACGACCTGTTCGCGATTCTGATCATCGCGGTCTTCTTCACCGAGACCATCAACTTCGCCGCCCTCGGTGGAGCCGTCGTCGGACTCGCCGTCTTCTGGCTGCTGCTGCGCAAGGGCGTACGCGGGTGGTACGTGTACGTTCCGCTTGCCCTGGTCATCTGGGGGCTGATGTACAACAGCGGCATCCACGCGACCATCGCCGGTGTGGCGATGGGCCTGATGCTGCGCTGCCACCGGCACGAGGGTGAGGAGCACTCCCCCGGCGAGCACATCGAGCATCTTGTGCGGCCGCTGTCTGCCGGGCTTGCCGTGCCGCTGTTCGCCCTGTTCAGCGCGGGGGTCGCGATCTCCGGCGGGGCACTGGGAGATGTGTTCACGCGGCCCGAGACCCTCGGTGTCGTGCTCGGGCTCGTGGTCGGCAAGGCGGTCGGGATCTTCGGCGGGACCTGGCTCGCGGCCCGGTTCACCAGGGCCTCGCTCAGTGAGGACCTGGCCTGGCCGGACGTCTTCGCCGTCGCCACCCTCGCCGGGATCGGCTTCACCGTGTCGCTGCTCATCGACGAGCTGGCCTTCAGCGGCGACCCGGTGCTCACCGACGAGGGCAAGGCCGCCGTCCTCATCGGCTCGTTCATCGCCGCCGTGCTCGCCACGGCGCTGCTGAAGATACGCAACGCCAAGTACCGCGCGCTCTGCGAGGCGGAGGAGCGCGACGAGGACCTCGACGGCATCCCCGATATCTACGAGCAGGAGAACCCGGCGTACCACCTGCGGATGGCGGAGATATACGAGCGGAAGGCCGCCGAGCACCGCAGGCTTGCCGAAGTGGCGGGCGGGGCAAGCGAGGGGAACGACGGTCCGGCATGA
- a CDS encoding alpha/beta fold hydrolase, producing the protein MTDPATPSAQPTSAVRLDGPWTHRDVAANGARFHIAEMGDGPLVLLLHGFPQFWWTWRHQLVALADAGFRAVAMDLRGVGGSDRTPRGYDPANLALDITGVVRSLGEPDAALVGHDLGGYLAWTAAVMRPKLVRRLAVSSMPHPRRWRSAMLSDVKQTAAGSYIWGFQRPWIPERQLVADDGALVGRLVRDWSGPRLPDDDAVETYRRAMCIPSTAHCSIEPYRWMVRSMARPDGIQFNRRMKRPVRVPTLHLHGSLDPVMRTRSAAGSGEYVEAPYRWRLFDGLGHFPHEEDPVAFSTELVNWLKDPEPDR; encoded by the coding sequence ATGACGGACCCCGCCACACCTTCGGCGCAACCCACCTCGGCCGTACGACTCGACGGTCCCTGGACGCATCGCGATGTCGCCGCCAACGGCGCGCGCTTCCACATCGCCGAGATGGGGGACGGGCCGCTCGTCCTGCTGCTGCACGGCTTCCCGCAGTTCTGGTGGACGTGGCGGCACCAGCTGGTGGCACTCGCCGACGCCGGGTTCCGAGCCGTGGCCATGGACCTGCGCGGGGTCGGCGGCAGCGACCGCACCCCGCGCGGTTACGACCCCGCCAACCTCGCGCTCGACATCACCGGGGTCGTACGGTCCCTCGGCGAGCCCGACGCCGCGCTGGTCGGACACGACCTGGGCGGCTATCTGGCGTGGACGGCGGCCGTCATGCGGCCCAAGCTCGTCCGCCGGCTCGCCGTGTCCTCCATGCCGCATCCCCGGCGCTGGCGCTCCGCCATGCTCTCCGACGTCAAGCAGACCGCCGCCGGCTCCTACATCTGGGGGTTCCAGCGGCCGTGGATCCCGGAGCGTCAACTCGTCGCGGACGACGGCGCCCTGGTGGGTCGTCTGGTACGGGACTGGTCGGGGCCTCGGCTGCCGGACGACGACGCCGTGGAGACGTACCGCCGCGCCATGTGCATCCCGTCGACGGCGCACTGCTCGATCGAGCCGTACCGGTGGATGGTGCGGTCCATGGCCCGCCCGGACGGCATCCAGTTCAACCGGCGGATGAAGCGGCCGGTTCGCGTCCCGACGCTGCATCTGCACGGCTCGCTCGACCCGGTGATGCGGACGCGGAGCGCGGCCGGATCCGGGGAGTACGTCGAAGCGCCGTACCGCTGGCGGCTGTTCGACGGTCTCGGGCACTTCCCGCACGAGGAGGACCCGGTGGCGTTTTCGACCGAATTGGTCAACTGGCTGAAAGATCCCGAGCCCGATCGGTGA
- a CDS encoding phage holin family protein — translation MSAPDGSPVGAERSIGQLFASATTEMSALVHDEIALAKAQLKQDVKRGAVGGGAFAAAGAVLLFSLPMLNFALAYGIRTWSDWNLAICFVLSFAANVLVAVVLALIGVIFAKKAKKSQGPQKVAASMKETAGVLQNVKPHPRPERVEDTVKAVARSSS, via the coding sequence ATGAGCGCACCCGACGGCAGCCCGGTCGGCGCCGAACGCAGCATCGGCCAGCTGTTCGCCTCGGCGACGACCGAGATGTCCGCACTGGTGCACGACGAGATCGCGCTGGCGAAGGCCCAGCTCAAGCAGGACGTCAAGCGCGGTGCGGTCGGCGGCGGGGCGTTCGCGGCGGCCGGCGCGGTCCTGCTCTTCTCCCTGCCGATGCTGAACTTCGCCTTGGCGTACGGCATCCGGACCTGGAGCGACTGGAACCTCGCGATCTGCTTCGTGCTGTCGTTCGCGGCGAATGTGCTGGTCGCCGTCGTCCTCGCGCTGATCGGCGTGATCTTCGCGAAGAAGGCCAAGAAGAGCCAGGGCCCGCAGAAGGTCGCCGCCTCGATGAAGGAGACGGCGGGCGTCCTGCAGAACGTCAAGCCGCATCCCCGCCCGGAACGGGTCGAGGACACCGTCAAGGCTGTGGCACGCTCGTCCTCATGA
- the acs gene encoding acetate--CoA ligase — MAWDTTDTLGKGDVVSNESLANLLREERRFAPPADLAANANVTAEAYEQAKADRLGFWAEQARRLTWATEPTETLDWSNPPFAKWFADGKLNVAYNCVDRHVEAGNGDRVAIHFEGEPGDSRAITYAELKDEVSKAANALTELGVGKGDRVAVYLPMIPEAVVAMLACARIGAAHSVVFGGFSADAIATRIQDADAKLVITSDGGYRRGKPSALKPAVDDAIERVDQVEHVLVVRRTGQDVAWTEGRDVWWHEIVERQSAEHTPEAFEAEHPLFILYTSGTTGKPKGILHTSGGYLTQASYTHHAVFDLKPETDVYWCTADIGWVTGHSYITYGPLSNGATQVMYEGTPDTPHQGRFWEIVQKYGVTILYTAPTAIRTFMKWGDDIPAKFDLSSLRVLGSVGEPINPEAWVWYRKHIGGDRTPIVDTWWQTETGAMMISPLPGVTETKPGSAQRPLPGISATVVDDEAREVPNGGGGYLVLTEPWPSMLRTIWGDDQRFLDTYWSRFEGKYFAGDGAKKDEDGDIWLLGRVDDVMLVSGHNISTTEVESALVSHPSVAEAAVVGAADETTGQSIVAFVILRGTASAEDEGLVAALRNHVGTTLGPIAKPKRVLPVAELPKTRSGKIMRRLLRDVAENRELGDVTTLTDSTVMDLIQAKLPAAPSED; from the coding sequence GTGGCCTGGGACACAACGGACACCCTGGGAAAGGGAGATGTCGTGAGCAACGAAAGCCTGGCCAACCTGTTGCGCGAGGAGCGCAGGTTCGCGCCGCCCGCAGACCTGGCCGCGAATGCCAATGTCACCGCGGAGGCGTATGAGCAGGCCAAGGCTGACAGGCTCGGCTTCTGGGCCGAGCAGGCCCGTCGGCTGACCTGGGCCACCGAGCCGACCGAGACGCTGGACTGGTCGAACCCGCCGTTCGCCAAGTGGTTCGCCGACGGGAAGCTGAATGTCGCGTACAACTGCGTGGACCGGCATGTCGAGGCTGGGAACGGTGACCGCGTCGCCATCCACTTCGAGGGCGAACCGGGCGACAGCCGGGCCATCACCTACGCCGAGCTCAAGGACGAGGTCAGCAAGGCGGCCAACGCCCTGACCGAGCTGGGTGTCGGCAAGGGTGACCGGGTCGCCGTATACCTGCCGATGATTCCCGAGGCCGTCGTCGCGATGCTGGCGTGCGCACGGATCGGCGCCGCGCATTCGGTTGTTTTCGGTGGGTTCTCCGCGGACGCGATCGCCACGCGCATCCAGGACGCCGACGCCAAGCTGGTCATCACCTCCGACGGCGGCTACCGGCGCGGAAAGCCGTCCGCGCTCAAGCCGGCCGTCGACGACGCGATCGAGCGGGTGGACCAGGTCGAGCACGTCCTCGTCGTACGCCGTACCGGGCAGGACGTCGCCTGGACCGAGGGCCGCGACGTGTGGTGGCACGAGATCGTCGAGCGGCAGTCCGCCGAGCACACACCGGAGGCGTTCGAGGCCGAGCACCCGCTGTTCATCCTCTACACGTCCGGGACGACCGGGAAGCCGAAGGGCATCCTGCACACCTCGGGCGGCTACCTCACGCAGGCCTCGTACACCCACCACGCCGTCTTCGACCTCAAGCCGGAGACCGACGTCTACTGGTGCACGGCCGACATCGGCTGGGTCACCGGGCACTCGTACATCACGTACGGGCCGCTCTCGAACGGTGCGACGCAGGTCATGTACGAGGGGACGCCGGACACGCCGCATCAGGGGCGGTTCTGGGAGATCGTCCAGAAGTACGGCGTCACCATCCTGTACACCGCTCCGACCGCCATTCGTACGTTCATGAAGTGGGGGGACGACATCCCCGCGAAGTTCGATCTCAGCAGCTTGCGGGTGCTGGGGTCCGTGGGTGAGCCGATCAACCCCGAGGCGTGGGTCTGGTACCGGAAGCACATCGGTGGGGACCGTACGCCGATCGTGGACACGTGGTGGCAGACGGAGACCGGCGCGATGATGATCTCGCCGCTGCCGGGGGTCACCGAGACGAAGCCGGGGTCGGCGCAGCGGCCGCTGCCGGGCATCTCGGCGACGGTCGTCGACGACGAGGCGCGGGAAGTGCCGAACGGTGGCGGCGGATACCTCGTCCTGACCGAGCCGTGGCCGTCGATGCTGCGGACCATCTGGGGTGACGACCAGCGGTTCCTCGACACGTACTGGTCGCGGTTCGAGGGGAAGTACTTCGCCGGGGACGGGGCCAAGAAGGACGAGGACGGGGACATCTGGCTCCTCGGCCGCGTCGATGACGTGATGCTCGTGTCCGGGCACAACATCTCGACGACCGAGGTCGAGTCGGCGCTCGTCTCGCATCCGTCGGTCGCCGAGGCGGCGGTCGTGGGGGCGGCGGACGAGACGACCGGGCAGTCGATTGTCGCGTTCGTGATCCTGCGGGGGACGGCTTCCGCCGAGGATGAGGGGCTGGTGGCCGCCCTTCGCAATCACGTGGGGACCACGCTCGGTCCGATTGCCAAGCCGAAGCGGGTGCTGCCGGTGGCGGAGCTGCCGAAGACCCGGTCCGGGAAGATCATGCGGCGGCTGCTGCGGGATGTGGCCGAGAACCGGGAGCTCGGTGACGTCACCACGCTGACGGACTCCACGGTGATGGACCTGATCCAGGCGAAGCTGCCGGCGGCGCCCAGCGAGGACTGA